Proteins from a single region of Anastrepha ludens isolate Willacy chromosome 5, idAnaLude1.1, whole genome shotgun sequence:
- the LOC128863158 gene encoding uncharacterized protein LOC128863158 isoform X2, whose amino-acid sequence MELPSMVQRSGDTLIVRSVVSGNQLYLDQGAASTNNNINSNKHSSPSQLQQQQSIGTTNLSNSALEQLERYRAAAAQYHLQQQQQQQHQNATQQQQSAAVAAATASAVAQQQAMELKDEGLPQCKIKRNYSCSYCTYFTQNPRYHLTHLRDVHGEKIVINKCKLCLYASRHFQKLVRHMKMVHGCTDGVAGGHGQPRGKRGMSREARKRKLEQSVGLGGAQGEISGGGGGGNVGMGDAVSKMPTYEQVKRELELQRESLFAVVYERELQAQRERDLEARQQAQNVYEQEIQAATAAAAAAAASETQRHQSPINATTSNNASASSNSAGTTSSHTAFQLPPAHQQPLTTHTRSVELSPSPTDSVSPVHGAEAATTAALHSSGVSLTYVGDEPTQNRLLKCSLCDFTTLFRAQLVDHELDEHCKTKFFRCEKCSYVTHIKARFSKHVKYHSMPMIKCVTCDFRTPYKWNLDRHMKNHGGAGPFKCAACDFTADIKQSLTVHEMNHHVPPVGHAAGMSLARRRNKVGGTDLCEDFLSDSADILEDHFNNNNLDEYDEALMTAEPYSKRGKYDDDEPTDLSAKGGSSDTSSVHNHSGNVSQTPKAKRPIPNLIPIPKNTVPSIMNLSKEFASRSSLTDIASMFFNDKQISEMLQPLEKADAAQLSPTPTVASTSSHASRSLLQKKPTPGGSFFDKLKSSALAGPSENLICPCGHMAKCLSESIIHRKTCNFAAIAEDDVEEEQDDADDRLEIDFAEDDDRQSHSALNLSVTGSTRCQHCRHRCKSSADLLNHLKQCTEASRCGNDSYDSLSGDSSAGRAGGADSTNDQHPMENRVFIWNKMPGGEAGQREGSQCSEIRGQTNNTAESSGSSGNGASSATCEENSYYGVETAPGYGEMTPEEEAANSSLKKVYKCPHCSFWASTASRFHVHIVGHLNKKPFECSLCSYRSNWRWDITKHIRLKTIRDPSHKNARVLMNDETGRRNYTKYNKYITLMKVTEEDGDPKLMKSGEMTPNQVASLSFINDFNKNVGPNALTSTHLNGIKEDITLEPIPSKSNGGNNGGSSNGGGDQLSDGFIRLPLLATMMNAAMAQQHHQQKDQEHGQAAMITPSVTISAVKRSPPPLMKPSDDLVTDVRQEGNEKKTFYRCRKCSFRHANRDAVLAHVKIHYQDSNYPIVTATATTSPKSANSQQQHNTPLQVAVNPNIYMNKVLAAMCLSQQQPQQPNSNSSANNNDPQQQQHSIISAGLLQQAIQGAPPNSPLSCLALTLAGKSPAKATASILEHGEQKATQNEASAKRPTSPKQNSNSNNNSSITLTNLATSSPTSSSPNSSGGSNVCGVGLVGSATSASSLQHLLTSPRGTYTSSAHTLRNQLHSPTISTNSNNNNGGSFGVGGHTNNNNSNKNLVKGALTVTKHNTATTPLHGTIDGGFGSPTSAVSSVTAAEAIGTSSLHSSPSADAAPNTPSAITVTTLPTTPTSSTTASVGTKCASNPYHIQMGLIGASSISSNHSGAIAYIGGGGGSGGGIVGTHSDNNNSLCIGGLMFGSNNSTTTTTSLNRNTSIPTTTATTIASSGTTAGNSGGASSSSCNLLLSSTQSATAAAATATAASALYASNVITLSPPSASSCISANATTSNFSNTQNPNQSQSNNCSNLLVNDSERREPSPYRCGHCHQVSNWKHVIQRHCRLKHAGDIRIETLDRTASANERHAPPIYRPLGNGASNESNYGLTLKALQQQQHQQQQQQQQQQPPHISSITGGPPSHSVLMSNNKNEQHLLHSPLAGTAAANAATTPQELQQAAAAYIAATYKAAAAAAANSTGNGSAAAAVAAAAALGLSSEDLLLHQQLQQNDQIEITRLPPGVSNAAQSQAQAQAQPQPQQQQQLQQQQQLNSKCKQQKCPLCPYISESKSQMNYHISLHKPTQYECSLCTFVCAKKQHLSSHMRTVHQQHNLSASSQLSNMSAAINSMDFSMALQLAAVAQAQQDQSSLSSPLAIDLTALKQKITAVQHQQQQQNQKQLQQQCQTQQTSAQNAQQQQQHPHQHPPTATESQMKCILYCPKCPARYIQKYNDTWNAKAELEDHIKCHNVSDVLDNAANAPQTPPPQPAFKCEFCDYDAVHDAQLQKHRYVHTQHYQDKCAELYKHVQEDLQYAPPKLMQITLAKSLQQAPETIWIVDNELNDQCKDQLQQQQHASISSSSVTPAKMTTSTATGAAHFDNANSLLKKQLESGMGSNSGALRSSPTSTPTPKELADADDSSNMPSTSASVATSDLAVDGGSDFTSSVASPAPVEKCLYCPYETKHTTLYKAHLQHHICISNQKEAYTCEHCDYTDSKQEHIEEHTRVHFNAVEKLKSVAFFTSYDNLELSVERDEADDDKDVENELHKEERAWQSGYRTKAVTDTEEQEAPKARAALQLNIKEEHNNNNEEHVINENVVKEQQQQLTSASKTNNSKAKVDSDEKVVEKSTVATAENIKKPCNKIILYKTDGCLSIKRESGGGQSNNANSNASNCENISDRLRRRISRNNSNTANHLNSIGGSGNTNNNNNNSHNSNCDEQADSGAQQQQSHKTILVNAKTGQVISRN is encoded by the exons ATGGAACTGCCCTCGATGGTTCAACGCTCCGGCGACACGCTTATAGTACGCAGCGTTGTCAGTGGCAATCAATTATATTTGGATCAGGGTGCCGCTTCCACGAACAACAATATCAACAGCAACAAACATAGCAGCCCTTCGCAGCTGCAGCAACAGCAGTCGATTGGCACCACTAACTTATCAAATAGTGCGCTGGAACAATTGGAACGTTACCGTGCCGCAGCCGCACAATATCACcttcaacaacagcagcagcagcaacatcaaaatgccacacaacagcaacaaagtgCAGCAGTCGCGGCTGCAACTGCTTCAGCGGTAGCGCAACAGCAGGCCATGGAGCTGAAGGACGAGGGTCTGCCGCAATGTAAGATCAAGCGCAATTACAGCTGCAGCTACTGCACCTATTTCACACAGAATCCGCGTTATCATTTGACGCATCTGCGAGATGTGCATGGCGAAAAAATTGTCATCAACAAATGCAAGCTGTGTCTGTATGCTTCACGACACTTCCAAAAGTTGGTGCGTCACATGAAAATGGTGCACGGCTGCACCGACGGTGTGGCCGGTGGGCATGGGCAGCCCCGTGGTAAACGAGGTATGAGTCGGGAGGCACGCAAACGGAAGCTGGAGCAAAGCGTCGGCTTGGGCGGCGCACAGGGGGAGATCAgcggtggtggtggcggtggcAATGTCGGTATGGGCGATGCCGTTTCGAAGATGCCAACTTATGAGCAG GTCAAACGCGAGCTAGAACTGCAGCGCGAATCGCTCTTCGCCGTTGTCTATGAGCGTGAGTTACAGGCGCAACGGGAACGCGATCTAGAAGCCCGCCAGCAAGCACAGAACGTCTACGAACAAGAAATTCAAGCAGCGACCGCAGCTGCTGCTGCCGCGGCAGCATCTGAAACACAACGCCATCAATCGCCGATCAATGCAACTACCAGCAACAACGCTAGTGCCTCGTCAAACAGCGCTGGCACCACCAGCAGTCATACGGCTTTCCAATTGCCACCCGCACATCAGCAGCCGCTTACCACACATACCCGCAGCGTTGAGCTTTCACCATCCCCCACCGATTCGGTGTCGCCTGTGCATGGCGCTGAAGCTGCCACTACGGCTGCTTTGCACTCCAGCGGCGTTTCGCTAACCTATGTTGGCGATGAGCCCACACAGAATAGACTGCTTAAGTGCAGCCTTTGCGATTTCACCACACTCTTCCGCGCTCAATTGGTCGACCATGAATTGGACGAACATTGCAAGACAAAATTCTTCcgctgtgaaaagtgttcgtaTGTGACACACATTAAAGCGCGCTTCAGCAAACacgtcaagtatcactccatgCCTATGATCAAATGTGTCACTTGTGATTTTCGTACCCCTTATAAATGGAATCTCGATCGTCACATGAAAAATCATGGTGGTGCAGGTCCATTCAAATGTGCCGCCTGTGATTTCACAGCCGACATCAAACAATCGCTCACAGTGCACGAAATGAATCACCATGTGCCGCCGGTGGGACATGCGGCGGGTATGTCGCTGGCACGACGACGCAACAAAGTTGGTGGTACTGATTTGTGCGAAGATTTCCTCAGCGATTCTGCAGATATATTGGAAGATCATTTCAATAATAACAATCTCGATGAGTATGATGAAGCATTAATGACGGCGGAGCCTTATAGCAAACGTGGCAAATACGACGACGATGAGCCGACCGATTTATCAGCGAAAGGAGGCTCGTCGGACACATCGTCGGTGCATAATCACAGCGGTAATGTATCACAAACGCCAAAGGCAAAGCGGCCCATACCGAATCTCATTCCGATACCGAAAAATACCGTACCAAG CATTATGAATCTTTCCAAAGAGTTCGCTTCGCGCAGCTCCCTCACTGATATCGCTTCCATGTTTTTCAATGACAAGCAAATTTCTGAGATGTTGCAGCCTCTCGAGAAGGCAGACGCCGCCCAACTATCACCCACGCCCACCGTTGCGTCCACCTCGAGTCACGCCTCGCGTAGTTTGCTGCAAAAGAAACCCACACCGGGTGGCAGTTTCTTCGACAAATTGAAATCCTCTGCCTTGGCGGGTCCAAGCGAGAATCTCATCTGTCCTTGCGGTCATATGGCTAAGTGCCTATCGGAGTCGATAATCCACCGCAAAACATGCAATTTCGCAGCTATCGCCGAAGATGATGTTGAGGAAGAGCAAGACGATGCAGACGATCGCTTAGAAATCGATTTTGCCGAGGACGACGATCGACAGTCGCATTCAGCACTGAATCTAAGTGTAACTGGTTCTACGCGTTGTCAGCATTGTCGCCATCGTTGCAAATCGTCAGCAGATCTTTTGAATCACCTCAAACAGTGCACCGAAGCAAGTCGCTGTGGCAATGACTCGTACGATTCGCTCTCTGGTGATAGTAGCGCTGGCCGTGCTGGTGGCGCTGACTCCACTAACGACCAGCATCCTATGGAAAATCGAGTATTTATTTGGAATAAAATGCCAGGCGGTGAAGCGGGACAACGCGAAGGCAGTCAGTGCTCGGAAATCCGCGGGCAAACAAATAATACCGCGGAATCATCGGGAAGTAGCGGGAATGGCGCAAGCAGCGCCACTTGTGAAGAGAACAGTTACTACGGCGTTGAAACGGCACCAGGTTATGGTGAG ATGACGCCAGAAGAAGAAGCTGCCAATTCTTCTTTGAAAAAAGTCTACAAATGCCCGCATTGTTCATTCTGGGCCTCGACAGCTTCGCGTTTTCACGTACACATCGTCGGTCATTTGAATAAGAAGCCATTTGAATGCTCGCTTTGCTCGTATCGCTCCAATTGGCGTTGGGATATCACCAAGCATATACGCCTAAAGACCATTCGTGATCCCAGTCACAAGAATGCGCGTGTCCTGATGAACGATGAAACTGGGCGTCGTAATTACACCAAATATAACAAATACATCACATTGATGAAGGTGACCGAAGAAGATGGCGATCCTAAGCTAATGAAATCGGGGGAGATGACACCTAACCAAGTGGCTTCTCTATCGTTTATCAACGACTTCAATAAGAATGTGGGACCCAATGCCTTGACCTCCACTCATTTGAACGGTATAAAGGAGGATATAACTCTGGAGCCGATACCATCCAAGTCTAACGGTGGTAATAATGGTGGCAGTAGCAATGGTGGAGGCGATCAGTTATCAGATGGTTTCATACGTCTGCCGCTGTTGGCTACAATGATGAACGCTGCAATGGCACAACAGCACCATCAACAGAAGGACCAGGAACATGGTCAGGCAGCAATGATTACGCCTTCGGTAACCATTTCAGCTGTGAAGCGTTCGCCACCGCCACTAATGAAGCCTAGCGATGACTTGGTTACCGACGTCCGACAGGAGGGTAACGAGAAGAAAACATTCTACCGGTGCCGCAAGTGCAGTTTTCG TCATGCTAATCGCGATGCTGTACTCGCCCATGTCAAGATACATTACCAGGATTCCAATTACCCTATTGTAACAGCGACAGCAACCACTTCACCCAAGTCGGCGAATTCCCAGCAACAACACAATACACCACTTCAGGTGGCCGTCAATCCAAATATCTACATGAACAAAGTTCTCGCCGCAATGTGCCTTTCCCAGCAGCAACCACAGCAACCCAACTCGAATTCTTCAGCAAATAATAATgatccacaacaacaacaacattccaTAATTTCAGCCGGTCTGTTGCAACAGGCAATTCAGGGCGCACCGCCCAACTCACCACTCAGCTGTCTGGCATTGACGCTCGCCGGCAAGAGTCCAGCCAAAGCAACCGCTTCTATTTTAGAGCACGGTGAGCAGAAAGCGACACAAAACGAGGCAAGTGCCAAAAGGCCGACGTCGCCCAAacaaaacagcaacagcaacaacaatagtagCATAACCCTAACTAATTTAGCGACGTCGTCACCGACATCATCTTCTCCCAACTCCTCTGGCGGCAGCAATGTTTGTGGTGTTGGTTTGGTCGGTTCGGCCACATCAGCGTCATCGTTGCAACACTTGTTAACCTCACCGCGCGGCACTTACACATCATCTGCACATACGCTACGCAATCAACTACATTCGCCTACAATCagcaccaacagcaacaacaacaatggtgGTAGTTTTGGTGTCGGTGGTCATACtaataacaataatagcaataaaaatttggtaaaggGTGCATTGACAGTTACGAAACACAACACCGCAACAACACCTTTGCATGGAACAATTGACGGTGGCTTTGGTTCACCCACAAGCGCAGTGTCGTCGGTAACGGCAGCCGAAGCAATTGGTACATCTTCATTACACTCATCGCCAAGTGCTGATGCTGCACCCAACACACCCAGTGCCATAACAGTAACTACACTTCCTACTACTCCTACCAGTTCTACTACTGCATCCGTGGGAACAAAGTGCGCTAGCAATCCATATCATATACAAATGGGTCTCATCGGTGCTTCATCTATTTCCAGCAATCATAGTGGCGCTATCGCCTATattggtggtggtggcggtagTGGTGGTGGTATCGTTGGTACTCATagtgataataataatagtctATGTATTGGTGGTCTTATGTTTGGTTCTAATAattctactactactactactagttTAAATCGCAATACTTCCATACCTActactacagcaacaacaatagctaGCAGTGGCACAACTGCTGGCAACAGTGGTGGTGCATCATCATCTTCATGTAATTTGTTATTAAGCTCGACTCAGTCGGCTACTGCGGCGGCGGCGACGGCGACGGCAGCATCAGCTCTTTATGCCTCCAATGTGATCACTCTGTCACCGCCCTCGGCATCGTCATGTATTTCGGCAAATGCAACGACTAGCAATTTCAGTAATACACAAAATCCAAATCAAAGTCAGAGTAACAATTGTAGTAATTTATTAGTAAACGACAGCGAGCGGCGTGAACCGTCGCCGTATCGTTGCGGTCATTGTCATCAAGTATCAAATTGGAAGCATGTCATCCAG CGGCACTGTCGCTTGAAACACGCTGGCGACATACGCATCGAAACCCTTGATCGCACCGCGAGCGCCAACGAACGCCATGCACCGCCCATCTACCGGCCACTCGGCAATGGCGCCTCCAACGAGTCCAACTACGGGCTCACACTTAAAGctttacagcaacaacaacaccaacagcagcagcagcaacagcaacaacaaccgccACATATAAGCAGCATTACCGGTGGTCCCCCAAGTCACTCGGTACTTATGAGCAATAACAAAAACGAGCAACATCTATTACATTCACCACTCGCCGGCACCGCTGCCGCTAACGCAGCCACCACACCACAGGAGCTGCAGCAAGCTGCCGCTGCCTATATAGCAGCCACTTACAAGGccgcagctgctgctgctgcaaatTCAACCGGCAATGGTTCGGCTGCCGctgccgttgcagcagctgctgCTCTTGGGCTCAGCAGCGAAGATTTGTTATTGCATCAACAATTGCAACAAAATGATCAAATTGAAATCACTCGTCTGCCGCCGGGTGTTAGCAATGCTGCCCAGTCGCAAGCGCAGGCACAGGCACAACCGCAgccacagcagcaacaacaactgcaacagcagcagcagctgaaCTCGAAGTGCAAACAGCAAAAGTGTCCACTGTGTCCGTATATCTCGGAGAGCAAGTCGCAGATGAACTACCACATCTCGTTGCACAAGCCGACTCAATACGAGTGTTCGTTGTGCACTTTCGTGTGTGCCAAGAAGCAGCATTTGAGCAGTCACATGCGCACAGTGCACCAGCAACATAATTTGAGTGCGTCCAGTCAATTGAGCAATATGAGTGCTGCCATTAATTCCATGGATTTCAGCATGGCCTTGCAATTGGCCGCCGTGGCACAAGCACAACAG GACCAATCTTCACTCTCCTCCCCGCTAGCCATTGATCTGACAgctctaaagcaaaaaataactgCTGTCCAacaccagcaacagcaacaaaatcaaaaacagcTGCAGCAACAATGCCAAACACAACAAACATCTGCACAAAacgcgcaacaacaacaacagcacccCCACCAACATCCGCCTACTGCAACTGAAAGCCAAATGAAATGCATACTTTATTGTCCGAAATGCCCAGCGCGTTACATCCAAAAATACAACGATACCTGGAACGCCAAGGCGGAATTAGAAGACCACATCAAATGCCACAACGTAAGCGATGTGTTGGATAATGCCGCCAACGCCCCACAAACGCCACCTCCACAACCTGCCTTCAAATGCGAATTTTGCGATTACGACGCCGTACACGACGCCCAACTGCAAAAGCACCGTTATGTGCATACACAGCACTACCAAGACAAATGTGCCGAACTATACAAGCACGTACAAGAGGATCTGCAATATGCGCCGCCCAAACTGATGCAAATTACCTTAGCGAAAAGCTTACAGCAGGCACCTGAGACGATTTGGATAGTCGACAACGAGTTGAATGATCAATGCAAAGATCaactgcagcagcagcaacatgcGAGCATCTCTTCCTCCTCAGTAACGCCCGCAAAGATGACAACATCAACGGCGACGGGTGCAGCGCATTTCGATAACGCCAATTCACTGCTGAAGAAGCAACTCGAGTCGGGCATGGGCAGTAACAGTGGCGCATTGCGTAGCTCGCCAACATCCACACCCACGCCCAAAGAGCTAGCCGACGCCGATGATTCGTCGAATATGCCATCGACCAGCGCTTCGGTAGCCACCAGCGATCTGGCGGTGGATGGCGGCAGCGATTTCACATCTAGCGTAGCATCGCCAGCGCCGGTTGAGAAATGTCTGTATTGTCCCTATGAAACCAAGCATACAACGCTTTACAAAGCACACTTGCAACATCACATTTGCATTAGCAACCAGAAGGAGGCCTACACCTGTGAACACTGCGATTACACAGACAGTAAACAGGAGCACATTGAGGAGCACACACGCGTGCATTTCAACGCGGTGGAAAAACTAAAGTCCGTGGCATTCTTCACCTCCTACGACAATTTGGAATTGAGTGTCGAACGCGATGAGGCAGACGACGACAAAGACGTTGAGAATGAGTTGCATAAAGAAGAGCGCGCATGGCAAAGCGGCTATAGAACGAAAGCGGTGACAGACACAGAAGAGCAAGAAGCGCCGAAGGCAAGGGCAGCActgcaattaaatattaaagaggagcacaacaacaataatgaagAGCATGTTATCAACGAGAATGTGGTGAaggagcagcaacagcagctgaCAAGTGCGTCGAAAACCAACAACTCTAAAGCAAAAGTAGATAGCGACGAAAAAGTGGTGGAGAAATCAACAGTCGCAACAgctgaaaacatcaaaaagcCCTGTAACAAAATTATACTCTACAAAACCGATGGCTGTTTGAGCATCAAGCGCGAAAGTGGTGGCGGCCAGAGCAACAACGCCAACAGCAATGCAAGTAACTGCGAAAATATCAGTGATCGCCTGCGGCGACGCATTAGTCGTAATAACAGCAACACCGCCAATCATCTAAATAGTATTGGCGGTAGCGGGAATacgaacaataacaacaacaacagccataACAGCAATTGTGACGAACAAGCTGACAGTggcgcacaacaacaacaaagccatAAAACCATATTAGTAAATGCGAAAACTGGTCAAGTTATAAGTAGGAATTAA